CGCGAGGGCACGTTCCTCCGCTACGCCGCCGGCACGGAGACGCTCCGGGAACTGCTCGGCTTCCTGTATGCCGAGTGCTGCACGCGCAGCGGTGCCGTTGATCCGAAAGCAATCGTCTGGGTAGGGCGTCGCGGAGCGAGGTGACGGGAAGATGGCGGACATGACCGAGATCAAGGTGGTCGTCCGGGAAAAGTACGCGAACGCGGCACGCCGCGCGGCGGAAGGCGGGAGCGCCTGCTGCGGGGGCTCGTGCGGGGCCGGCGCGGCGGATGCCTGCGGCGGTGTGATCACCTCCAACCTGTACGCCGGGCACGAGGTCGCGGATCTGCCGAAGGAAGCGGTCGCGGCGTCGCTCGGCTGCGGCAACCCCACCGCGCTGGCGGAGTTGCGTGCCGGAGAGGTCGTGCTGGACCTCGGCTCCGGCGGCGGCATCGACGTGCTGCTCTCGGCGAGGCGCGTCGGCCCGTCGGGCAGGGCGTACGGCCTCGACATGACCGACGAGATGCTCGCGCTCGCCCGGGAAAATCAGCGCCGGGCCGGTCTCGACAACGTCGAGTTCCTCAAGGGCGAGATCGAGCAGATCCCGCTCCCCGACAACTCCGTAGACGTGATCATCTCGAACTGCGTGATCAACCTCTCCGGCGACAAGGACCGCGTCTTCGCGGAGGCGTTCCGCGTGCTGCGGCCGGGCGGGCGGTTCGCGGTCTCGGACGTCGTCGTCCGCGGCGAGGTGCCGGACGCCATCCGGCGAGACATGGAGCTCTGGATCGGCTGCGTCGCCGGCGCGCTGGAAGAATCCGACTACGCGGCGAAGCTGGCCGCGGCGGGGTTCAAGGACGTGTCCCTCGAGCCGACGCGCGTCTACGCCGCCGGCGACGCGCGGGAACTGCTCTCCGGCCGCGGGATCGACGCGGACGCGATCGCCCCGCTGGTCGACAAGAAGTTCATGAGCGCGTTTGTCAGGGCGCGTAAGCCGGGCGCCGCGTAGCGGGTTGCCGGACGCGTTTCGGCCGCGGAACCCGGAGTTCGCCGCCGCCGTCCGGTCGAGCTTTGCCAAGCACGGGTTCCTCCGCACCATCGGCGCCCTGCACGGCGCCGTGATTACCGCCATCGTAGACGTGGCCTGCGGGTACGCCGCGCTGAGCCTGATGCCGCCGAAATGCTTGCGACGATGACCCGCGCGGCGGGCTAGGCCTCCGCGCCCGACCGCGCGCCTCCGGTGAGCGAGCGAAACGCGAACACGATCCCGGCGATGATCAGCGCGGACGAGCCGATCTGCACGAGCGTAATCCGCTCGTGCAGGGCGAGGGCGCCCAGGGCCATCCCGAAGACGGGCAGTAGATTATTGAACAGCATCGCGTAATCGGCCCCGAGGTCCCGCACCGCGGCGCTCCAGCACGCGTAGGCGATCGCCGACGGCCCGATCGCCAGGTACACCAGCACCGGGAGATGCGCGGCGACCGCGGCCCACAGATGCGGAGGGTGTTCGAGCGCGACGACCCCGAGCAGGAACGGAGACCCGGCCAGCATCGCCCCGGACGTTACGACCAGCGGGGACAGCGTGAGGCTCATGCGCTGCACCCCGAGGTTGTAGAAGCCCCAGGTGACCATCGTGGCGATCACGAGTAGAGCGCCCGGATCGGCCTGGAGGCGCGCCCCGCCGGTGGCGCCGAACGCCGTTACGAGGAACGCGCCGGCCACCGAGATCGCCAGTCCGCGAAACAGCCCCGGGGAGAACGGCGCCGCGCCGACAAGGACCGCGATCGTCGCGGTGACGACCGGGCTCGCGGCGTTCAAGATGATGACGTTGGTCGCGAAGCTCCAGTGCAGCGCGAGATACGTCATGTACTGGCTCGTGACGATGCCGAGCAGGCCGAGGCCCACCATCGGTCCGATGTGGCGGCGGCCTTCCGCCGGCCATCCGTGCGTCGCGAGGATCCAGACGCCCATCGGCACGCCGGCGACGAGCGCCCTGAACGCGGCGATCGTCCCCGGGCTGAGCGCGTCGCGCAGCTCCCGGCCGATGATAAAGTTCGTGCTCCAGATGACGATGGCGGCGATCGCGTAGAACTGGCCGCGGCGGATGTTCGGTGGAGGGACGGTCACGGTCACTCCCAGTGTATAATGCAGCCGTGATCCGCACCATCTCCCCCGGTCCTCGGGCCGGGGTGATCGTCGCCAGTCACCTCACCAAGCGCTTCGGCGGCTCTGTCGTCGTCGACGACGTGTCGTTTGCCGTGCCGGCCGGTGCGATCGTCGCATTCCTCGGCCCGAACGGCGCCGGCAAGACGACGACGATCGGCATGCTGCTCGGCCTGCTGCGGCCGACGCGCGGTGAAGTCGAGGTCCTGGGCCTGCCGATGCCGGCGGCGCGCCAGGCGATTCTCGCGCGCGTCAACTTCACGTCGCCCTACGTCTCGCTGCCGGGCAACCTCACCGTGGGCGAGAACCTGGCCGTGTTTTCACGGCTCTACGGGGTGCGCAAGCCGCGCGCCGAGTTGGAGGAATTGCTCGAGCGGATGGGCCTCCCCGGGGTGTGGAAGCGGCGCACCGGCCAGCTCTCGTCGGGCGAGGGCACCCGGTTCGGACTCGTCAAGGCGCTGCTCAACGATCCGGAGGTGCTGTTCCTCGACGAACCCACGGCCAGCCTCGATCCGGACGGGGCGGACCGGGTGCGCGAGGTGCTGCGGGCGGTCCGGGCCGAGCGCGGGATGACGATCTTCTACACGTCGCACAACATGCAGGAGGTCGAACGGCTGAGCGACCGCATCCTGTTCCTGCACCATGGGCGGATCATCGCGGACGGCGCGCCGGGCGAGGTGCTGCGGCAGTTCGATCAGGAGACGCTCGAGCAGATGTTTCTCGAGCTCGCGCGGCAGGAGGCCGCGCGGCCGGCATGAGCACCTTGGCCGCGGTCCGCGCGGGGCCGCGCGTGTCCGGGTTCAGCCTGAGCCGCCTGTCCGGCCTGCTGCTGCGGCAGCTGTACCTCTACCGGCGCAGCGCGATCCGCTCGCTCGAGATCGTGTACTGGCCGCTGCTCGACCTGCTGCTGTGGGGCTTCCTCAGCGTCTACGTCGCCCGCCTGCGCGGGGGCGGCGCCATCGCGATCGCCTACCTGCTCGGCGCGCTGATCCTCTGGGACATTTTCTTCCGGGTGCAGCAGGCGATTTCGGTCTCCTTCCTCGAGGACATCTGGACGCGCAACCTGGTGAACGTCTTCGTCAGCCCCGTGAGCACGGCCGAATTTCTCGGCGCGACGATGATTCTCGGGGTGATGAAGGTCGCCGTGATCGCGCTCCTGATGTCGGCGATCGCGTGGTCCCTCTACACGTTCAACATCTTTCCGTACGCCCTGGGGCTGCTGCCGTTCGCCGCCAACCTGATTCTGACCGCCTGGGGAATGGGAATTATCACGACGGCGCTTATCCTCCGGTACGGCCAGGGCGCCGAGGTGCTCGCGTGGGCCGTGGCGTTTCTGTTTCAGCCGTTCTCCGCCGTCTTCTACCCGGTCGCGATTCTGCCGGCGGCGCTGCAGCACATCGCCTGGGTGCTGCCGACCACGTACGCGTTCGAAGGCATGCGGGCGGTGCTGAGCGGGCACCCGCTGCCGTGGGGCGACGCGGCCTGGGCGCTGGGTCTGAACGCGGTGCTGTTCGCGATCGCCGCGGCGGCCTTCGCCCGCGTGATGTGGGTCGCGCGGGAACTCGGTCTCTTGATGCGCACCGAGGGGTGACGGCGGTGTCCGGCCTGCCTCCGGCGCCCGCCCGTCTGCGGGCCGGTACGTCGGGCTTCGGG
The nucleotide sequence above comes from bacterium. Encoded proteins:
- a CDS encoding DMT family transporter, encoding MTVPPPNIRRGQFYAIAAIVIWSTNFIIGRELRDALSPGTIAAFRALVAGVPMGVWILATHGWPAEGRRHIGPMVGLGLLGIVTSQYMTYLALHWSFATNVIILNAASPVVTATIAVLVGAAPFSPGLFRGLAISVAGAFLVTAFGATGGARLQADPGALLVIATMVTWGFYNLGVQRMSLTLSPLVVTSGAMLAGSPFLLGVVALEHPPHLWAAVAAHLPVLVYLAIGPSAIAYACWSAAVRDLGADYAMLFNNLLPVFGMALGALALHERITLVQIGSSALIIAGIVFAFRSLTGGARSGAEA
- a CDS encoding ABC transporter ATP-binding protein codes for the protein MIRTISPGPRAGVIVASHLTKRFGGSVVVDDVSFAVPAGAIVAFLGPNGAGKTTTIGMLLGLLRPTRGEVEVLGLPMPAARQAILARVNFTSPYVSLPGNLTVGENLAVFSRLYGVRKPRAELEELLERMGLPGVWKRRTGQLSSGEGTRFGLVKALLNDPEVLFLDEPTASLDPDGADRVREVLRAVRAERGMTIFYTSHNMQEVERLSDRILFLHHGRIIADGAPGEVLRQFDQETLEQMFLELARQEAARPA
- a CDS encoding ABC transporter permease, whose translation is MSTLAAVRAGPRVSGFSLSRLSGLLLRQLYLYRRSAIRSLEIVYWPLLDLLLWGFLSVYVARLRGGGAIAIAYLLGALILWDIFFRVQQAISVSFLEDIWTRNLVNVFVSPVSTAEFLGATMILGVMKVAVIALLMSAIAWSLYTFNIFPYALGLLPFAANLILTAWGMGIITTALILRYGQGAEVLAWAVAFLFQPFSAVFYPVAILPAALQHIAWVLPTTYAFEGMRAVLSGHPLPWGDAAWALGLNAVLFAIAAAAFARVMWVARELGLLMRTEG
- a CDS encoding arsenite methyltransferase, yielding MADMTEIKVVVREKYANAARRAAEGGSACCGGSCGAGAADACGGVITSNLYAGHEVADLPKEAVAASLGCGNPTALAELRAGEVVLDLGSGGGIDVLLSARRVGPSGRAYGLDMTDEMLALARENQRRAGLDNVEFLKGEIEQIPLPDNSVDVIISNCVINLSGDKDRVFAEAFRVLRPGGRFAVSDVVVRGEVPDAIRRDMELWIGCVAGALEESDYAAKLAAAGFKDVSLEPTRVYAAGDARELLSGRGIDADAIAPLVDKKFMSAFVRARKPGAA